The DNA region GAGGAGCGCAACTATTCGCAGCTGAAATTGCAAAACGGACAAATAAAAGACATCACTTTAACCGAAAAAGTAGGTTCCGATAAAGGTAAACTCGTGCCAACTGATATTGGAATGATTGTAACCGACTTTTTGGTGAATCATTTCGATGCCATTTTAGATTATAATTTCACTGCCAAAGTAGAGGAAGATTTTGATGATATCGCCGAGGGCAAGGAGGATTGGCAGAAAATGATGAAATCCTTTTATAAAGATTTTCATCCGGTGGTTGAAGATGTTAAGGAAAATGCCGACAGGGAGTCTGGTGAGCGTATTTTGGGCACAGATCCAAAAACAGGAAAGCAAGTGAGTGTGCGTTTAGGAAGGTTCGGGCCTATGGTGCAAATTGGTACCGTGGATGATGAAGAAAAACCACAATTTGCCAGTTTAAGCCCAGACCAGCAGTTAAATACTATTACTTACGAGGAAGCTATGGATTTATTCAAGCTTCCAAAGGAACTTGGGCAATACGAAGGCGAATATGTTGAAGTAAATAACGGACGTTTTGGGCCATACGTAAAGTTTGGCGATGCGTTTGTTTCCCTTCCAAAAGGAACCGATCCGTTAAGTGTTGAGTTGGATGATGCCATTGTGTTGATCAAGGAAAAACAAAAAGCCGATGCACCTATATATATGTATAAGGATTTGCCGGTACAAAAGGGTAAAGGTCGTTTTGGCCCATATATAAAATGGAACAACATGTTCATTAACGTGAACAAAAAGTACGATTGGGATAATTTATCGGATGAGGATATTGTGGAATTGATTGAAACAAAAATTCAAAAGGAAATCGATAAGGTTATCCATAATTGGGAAGAAGAAGGCATTCGTGTAGAGAAAGCACGTTGGGGTAGACATAATGTTATCAAAGGCAAAACAAAAGTAGAATTGGCCAAAACCGTTGATGTTAAAGACATGACGATTGATGAGGCCAAAGCTATCATAGAAGCCAACGCTCCAAAAAAGAAGGCCACCAAAAGAAAAACCACAACCAAAAAGAAAACATCCACAAAAAAGAAATAAGCCCGTAATGGGCATTATACTGATAATGGTCAGTATCTTGGAAATAATTTAAGGATGCGAATAAAGAACATTGTTATAAAAGTGTAAAATAGATGAATTTTAATTTTCTCTCTCCGGTTTCAGATTTAGTACTTGCACATAATGAGCTACTATCTCCCCAAGCATTAGGACGGAAAATTAAAATTCACTCAGAACAAAACGGTATTCCTGATTTAGAGGGTGTTAACATCGCTATTTTGGGTGTGCTTGAAAACCGAAACGATGTTGATTACATAGGCGAGGAGTTTCAGCTAAATGAAATCAGGAAATCGTTTTACAGTCTCTTTCCCGGTAGTTGGAATACCACGGTTGCCGATTTGGGTGACATTGAAAAAGGCGAAAGTGTTGAGGATACCTATTTCGCACTAAAAGAAGCCATTGGTATTCTGGTGAAAAAAAAGATTATTCCAGTAATCATCGGTGGCTCCCAAGATCTTACTTATGCCAATTACCGTGCTTACGATGCTTTAATCCCTATGGTGAATGTGGTAAACGTTGATGCCCAGTTTAATTTGGGCGATTCTACAAAACCCATTAAAAATAACAGTTTTGTTGGGAAGATTATTCTCGATAAACCATACAATTTATTCAACTACGCCAATATTGGCTACCAAACCTATTTCAATTCACAGGAAGAAATCGATTTGATGGACAGCTTGTATTTCGAACTGTACCGATTAGGGGAAGTATCAAAGGATATCACTTCGGTTGAGCCCGCTTTGAGAGACGCTCATATTGTGAGTATTGATTTAAATGCCGTTAAAAGTTCTGAAGTGAGCCTTAGGCAGCGTTTTTCACCAAACGGACTGGATGGCAAGGAAATTTGTGCCATAGCCCGATATGCGGGGATAAGCAATAAAGTGAGTTCCTTCGGAATTTATGAATATAAGCCATCAAAAGATGATGAAATGACCGCTATGCTGGTGGCGCAAATGCTTTGGTATTTTATTGAAGGGGTGAACTATAGGGTGAAAGACGACGATTTTTCAGATGATTCGAGCTACCAAAAATTTACGACGCTTACTGAAGATCACCAGCTTGTTTTTTATAAAAGTAATAAAACGGGCCGATGGTGGATTGAAATTCCTTTTTTGTCTGAAGTCAATAATAAATTAAAGAAGCATACGTTATTACCATGCATGCATCAAGATTACCTTGATGCCTGTAATAATAAGGTGCCAGAGCGCTGGTATAAGGCATTTAGGAAAAATAGCGTGTAGCGAAAGGCGTATGGGTGAACAGTTAATTTTATCGGTGAAATGCTAATTTTTTACGATGAAACGTATTTTTTTTAGATAAAAAGTTGTTTTTTAAAAAATATATAAATATGTTTACGCTCTCAAAATTGAAGCATGAATAATTAACCTCGAGTTTTCTATGGATATGAAGAAGTTTATATTATTAACCGCAGTATTGACAATGCTAACTAGTTGTGGCTCCAAGGATAGGGGCGAATTGGTAGGTGTTCAAGGAAAAAAATGGCACCCAGAAAAGCCGTATGGCATGGAACTTATTCCAGGGGGAGCATTTATTATGGGTAAAGCCGACGATGATTTGGCAGGTGTGCAAGATGCACCTTCTAAAACCGTTACCGTTAGAGCTTTCTATATGGATGCAACCGAAATTACAAATAGCGAGTACCGCCAATTTGTAAACTGGGTAAGAGACTCAATTATTAGATACAGATTGGCTGTTTTGGCCGATGAGGTTGGTATGTTGCCAGAAGATGGAGGCATTGGTGAGTACGCATTTAAAGATGCCGATACCGCTAATATGTCCGTTTACGAAAAATACATGTTCGAAAACTATACCGGATTGGGGCCTACAGGTTATGAAGGCCGAAAAATAAACAAAGACGTCGATTTGGTTTTCGATACTTCTGATTACCCAGATGAATATTACACCGAAGTAATGGATACCATGTATTTGCCTTTGGAAGAGTCTTACAACGGGCAACGTACTTGGGATGTTACTAAATTCAAGTTTCAGTACAATCACATGGATATCCAAGAGGCAGCGAGAAACAGAGGTATTAAGCGTAAAGACGTTATCATAAAAGAGGAGATTGAGGTATATCCAGATACTACCGTTTGGATTCGCGATTTTGCATATTCATATAACGAGCCTATGCACAACGACTACTTTTGGCACGATGCATACAGCGATTACCCAGTAGTTGGTGTAACTTGGGATCAAGCAAAAGCATTTTGTGAGTGGAGAACCATCAACAAAAATTCATATCAAAAATCTAAGAAAGGTGCTGCTTTGGTCAATACATTTAGATTGCCTTCGGAAGCCGAGTGGGAGTATGCCGCAAGAGGTGGTCTGCAAGCTGCAACTTACCCCTGGGGTGGGCCTTATACAAAAAGTGACAGAGGTTGCTTTATGGCCAACTTTAAGCCGGTTCGTGGAGATTATGCGGCCGATCAAGCACTGTATACTGTAGAAGCCAAATCATACGAGCCAAACGATTACAACCTGTATAATATGGCCGGAAATGTGGCCGAATGGGTAAATGCATCATACGATCCATCATCATATCAATACACTTCAACCATTAACCCAAGTGTAAACGATAATGAAAATACGCGTAAAATTGTTAGAGGGGGCTCTTGGAAAGACGTGGCATACTTTTTACAGGTAAGCTCAAGAGATTACGAATACGCAGATTCAGCAAGAAGTTATATAGGTTTCAGGACCGTTCAAGATTACATGGGGACAAAAGTAACAAGCAACGGAAACTAATTTATAATCAAATCTAAAATCATAAACTATTAATTAACCTACTTAAGTATAACCTACTTAACATTTAAAACCGAAAATTATGGCAAAGTCAAAAGCAAACAAGAAATTCATGAATATGGCCTATGGATTGGGAGCCGCAATTGTAATTGTTGGTGCACTATTCAAAATCATTCACTTCGAAATTGGCCCGCTAACAGGTAACGTTATGTTAACCATTGGTTTGGTAACGGAAGCGATTATATTCGCATTATCGGCATTCGAACCTGTTGATGATGATTTAGATTGGTCTTTAGTATATCCAGAATTAGCTGGAGGGCAATCAAGCAAAAGAGAAGCAAACGAAGATGCGCAAGGATTACTATCTAAAAAACTAGATAACTTATTAAAAGAAGCAAAAATTGATGGCGAGTTAATTTCAAGTTTGGGCGATAGTATCAAAAACTTTGAAGGTGCTGCCAAAAACATGTCTTCTACAGTAGATTCTATTGAAGCTACTAAAAAGTATGGCGAAGAATTATCTTTGGCTGCCGCTCAAATGGAATCGCTAAATAGCTTGTACAAAGTACAGTTAGAAAGCATCAATAAACAAGCTGCCATTAACGAGGAGTCTGTAGAAAATGCCGCAAAACTTAAAGAGCAAATGCAATCTTTAGCATCAAACCTGTCTTCTTTAAACGGTGTTTACGGTGGAATGCTTTCTGCAATGAACAAAAATTAATTAGGGGTTAAGCCTAAATTTATTAACCAAAAACCTAATTATCATGGCAGGAGGAAATTTATCACCTAGACAGAAAATGATTAATCTGATGTACCTCATATTCATCGCAATGTTGGCTTTGAATATGTCGAAAGAAGTACTTTCAGCATTCGGATTAATGAACGAAAAGCTTACAGAATCTAACAAAGCTACAGAGCAAAGAAACGCCAACTTTGT from Tamlana crocina includes:
- the gldL gene encoding gliding motility protein GldL — translated: MAKSKANKKFMNMAYGLGAAIVIVGALFKIIHFEIGPLTGNVMLTIGLVTEAIIFALSAFEPVDDDLDWSLVYPELAGGQSSKREANEDAQGLLSKKLDNLLKEAKIDGELISSLGDSIKNFEGAAKNMSSTVDSIEATKKYGEELSLAAAQMESLNSLYKVQLESINKQAAINEESVENAAKLKEQMQSLASNLSSLNGVYGGMLSAMNKN
- the gldK gene encoding gliding motility lipoprotein GldK, translating into MKKFILLTAVLTMLTSCGSKDRGELVGVQGKKWHPEKPYGMELIPGGAFIMGKADDDLAGVQDAPSKTVTVRAFYMDATEITNSEYRQFVNWVRDSIIRYRLAVLADEVGMLPEDGGIGEYAFKDADTANMSVYEKYMFENYTGLGPTGYEGRKINKDVDLVFDTSDYPDEYYTEVMDTMYLPLEESYNGQRTWDVTKFKFQYNHMDIQEAARNRGIKRKDVIIKEEIEVYPDTTVWIRDFAYSYNEPMHNDYFWHDAYSDYPVVGVTWDQAKAFCEWRTINKNSYQKSKKGAALVNTFRLPSEAEWEYAARGGLQAATYPWGGPYTKSDRGCFMANFKPVRGDYAADQALYTVEAKSYEPNDYNLYNMAGNVAEWVNASYDPSSYQYTSTINPSVNDNENTRKIVRGGSWKDVAYFLQVSSRDYEYADSARSYIGFRTVQDYMGTKVTSNGN
- a CDS encoding formimidoylglutamase gives rise to the protein MNFNFLSPVSDLVLAHNELLSPQALGRKIKIHSEQNGIPDLEGVNIAILGVLENRNDVDYIGEEFQLNEIRKSFYSLFPGSWNTTVADLGDIEKGESVEDTYFALKEAIGILVKKKIIPVIIGGSQDLTYANYRAYDALIPMVNVVNVDAQFNLGDSTKPIKNNSFVGKIILDKPYNLFNYANIGYQTYFNSQEEIDLMDSLYFELYRLGEVSKDITSVEPALRDAHIVSIDLNAVKSSEVSLRQRFSPNGLDGKEICAIARYAGISNKVSSFGIYEYKPSKDDEMTAMLVAQMLWYFIEGVNYRVKDDDFSDDSSYQKFTTLTEDHQLVFYKSNKTGRWWIEIPFLSEVNNKLKKHTLLPCMHQDYLDACNNKVPERWYKAFRKNSV